The following proteins are co-located in the Nocardia bhagyanarayanae genome:
- a CDS encoding AAA domain-containing protein: protein MFGDRVVCAAADLVRAARCEFALLRALDTELGSLPDDIEAAAARTFAAEPHRVDDSRERRLADFRDRYGSGMVEIRQPPQDPDDPGGRVAALRDAHEQTRAALRAGVAVVHNATFFDGGFACSCEYLVRASHRVRYTVHGAAATPWDRVGTALESAACAVALDAGGGLAAPVARLHLGADSAEHPLADLVPVYLARRRRVERILEDKLGELLPVQWGDPRYLACGHCPTCTAELTAARDLLLVAGMSPAARARLREAGVSTIDRLGGLDGAVHGLPPRTVTTLRRQAEIQRRSEDSGRPAHTLVDALALAGLPPATPGDLSLTVGTDDRGRLAAIEIGEPGAVHLSLRAPFAAAAVDEDAAWRDALSRVLDLLAHRRRTFPYMRVYHYTSEVRSALLRWTGESGVGEEIADELLREGVLVDLYPIVRNALLVGEDSYGLDRLRRLLPEAAGTPEPACVTVLRLRDWLLELAGQHTDPRAGVPSNADLYSEVEPPQLAPMSGPSSVEAALAEYAAVQGNPDHPAALMAAALGYRRRERQPLWYSHADRLSHPVHEWPDASGVLIADWGTVDTKWHHSPNRPSMRRYLTLTGRIGTGRDGGGAAALAPGTTVYTYYDRPVAAGMRTAAGKRGTATATVLGCAVDADFDDTVRLEELLPDGCEPYDELPIAIAPGLPAWDENAEAAMESAAQRLLVTLPEIPDCALFDILARRAPRLRGDAPLPEVHGDHAAAITAATRALDESYLVVQSPSGTGKNSTVARVLERLVVRNKWRIGVVAQAHSTVESLLDAIVAVGVLPELVAKKDAEAVAPEWAVIDGARYPRFLDNAVNGCVIGGLAADFADDAVVPADSLDLLVIADAGRFPLAETATVAGSARNLLLLGDPQPTAARSAHPGPVGESVLGWLLAGRGTVPPERGYLLDRTWRMHPRVCEPISRLFYDGRLRSNETVTLARQLDGVEPGIGTVLVDHYGNATESAAEAREVVRQVRALLGLPWTMGATTRRLHPHDIFVVAPYGAQVGRIRTMLARAKIEDVLVGTVDRFRGREAAVVLLSMTTSSPADAPHGMSFLLSPNLVRAAVSRAMWRAVIIRSPLLTEYLPAAPDDLPDLARFLQLS from the coding sequence GTGTTCGGTGATCGTGTCGTATGCGCCGCCGCTGATCTCGTGCGCGCGGCGCGCTGTGAATTCGCGTTGCTGCGTGCCCTCGACACCGAACTGGGCTCGCTTCCGGACGACATCGAAGCCGCCGCCGCGCGAACTTTCGCGGCCGAGCCGCACCGCGTCGACGATTCCCGCGAACGCAGGCTCGCCGATTTTCGCGACCGCTACGGCAGCGGAATGGTCGAGATCCGCCAGCCACCACAGGATCCGGACGATCCGGGGGGGCGGGTAGCGGCGCTGCGGGACGCGCACGAGCAGACCCGGGCGGCGCTGCGCGCGGGCGTGGCGGTGGTGCACAACGCCACCTTCTTCGACGGCGGGTTCGCGTGCTCGTGCGAGTACCTGGTCCGCGCGAGTCATCGGGTGCGCTACACGGTGCACGGCGCCGCCGCGACACCGTGGGACCGGGTGGGCACAGCGCTCGAATCGGCCGCCTGCGCTGTTGCTTTGGACGCGGGCGGCGGCCTCGCCGCACCCGTGGCCCGGCTGCATCTCGGCGCGGACAGCGCCGAACATCCGCTCGCCGATCTGGTTCCGGTCTACCTGGCGAGGCGGCGGCGCGTCGAACGGATCTTGGAGGACAAGCTCGGCGAGTTGCTCCCCGTCCAGTGGGGCGATCCGCGGTATCTCGCCTGCGGCCACTGCCCCACCTGCACGGCCGAGCTGACCGCCGCGCGCGATCTACTCCTCGTCGCGGGCATGTCCCCCGCTGCTCGCGCCAGGCTGCGCGAGGCCGGGGTGAGCACCATCGACCGGCTCGGCGGGCTGGACGGCGCGGTGCATGGCCTGCCGCCGCGCACCGTGACAACGCTGCGCAGGCAGGCGGAAATCCAACGGCGCAGCGAGGATTCGGGCCGTCCCGCGCACACGCTCGTCGACGCGCTCGCGCTCGCCGGGCTGCCGCCCGCGACTCCGGGCGATCTCTCGCTGACCGTCGGCACCGACGACCGTGGACGCCTCGCGGCGATCGAGATCGGCGAGCCGGGCGCCGTGCACCTGTCCTTGCGCGCGCCGTTCGCCGCGGCGGCGGTCGACGAGGACGCGGCGTGGCGGGACGCGCTGAGCCGGGTGCTCGACCTGCTCGCGCACCGGCGACGGACGTTCCCGTACATGCGCGTCTACCACTACACCTCCGAGGTGCGCTCGGCGCTGCTGCGCTGGACCGGGGAGTCGGGCGTCGGCGAGGAGATCGCCGACGAACTGCTGCGCGAGGGTGTGCTCGTCGACCTGTATCCGATCGTGCGCAACGCGCTGCTGGTCGGCGAGGACTCGTACGGGCTGGATCGGCTGCGGCGCTTGCTGCCCGAGGCCGCGGGCACACCGGAACCCGCCTGCGTCACGGTGCTTCGCCTGCGCGACTGGCTGCTGGAACTGGCCGGCCAGCACACCGATCCCCGGGCGGGCGTCCCGTCGAACGCCGACCTGTACTCGGAGGTAGAGCCGCCGCAGCTCGCGCCCATGTCCGGCCCGTCCTCGGTGGAGGCCGCGCTCGCGGAATACGCCGCGGTCCAGGGGAATCCGGATCACCCAGCGGCGCTGATGGCCGCGGCGCTCGGCTACCGCAGGCGCGAACGCCAGCCGCTGTGGTACTCGCACGCCGATCGGCTCAGCCACCCCGTGCACGAATGGCCCGACGCGTCCGGCGTACTGATCGCCGATTGGGGCACCGTGGACACCAAGTGGCATCACAGCCCCAACCGCCCGTCCATGCGCAGGTATCTGACGCTGACCGGCCGGATCGGCACCGGTCGCGACGGCGGTGGCGCGGCCGCGCTCGCGCCGGGCACGACCGTCTACACCTACTACGACCGTCCGGTGGCCGCGGGCATGCGCACCGCCGCGGGCAAGCGCGGCACCGCGACGGCGACGGTGCTCGGCTGCGCGGTCGACGCCGACTTCGACGACACCGTCCGGCTGGAGGAACTCCTACCGGACGGCTGCGAACCCTACGACGAGCTACCCATCGCCATAGCGCCCGGCTTGCCCGCCTGGGACGAGAACGCCGAGGCGGCCATGGAATCGGCCGCGCAGCGGCTACTGGTGACGCTGCCGGAGATCCCGGACTGCGCGCTGTTCGACATCCTGGCCCGGCGCGCGCCGCGACTGCGCGGGGACGCCCCGCTGCCGGAGGTGCACGGCGACCACGCCGCCGCCATCACCGCCGCCACCCGCGCATTGGACGAGTCCTACCTGGTGGTGCAGAGCCCGTCGGGCACCGGGAAGAACTCCACCGTCGCGCGTGTGCTGGAACGGCTCGTCGTCCGGAACAAGTGGCGGATCGGCGTTGTGGCGCAAGCGCATTCGACGGTGGAGAGCCTGCTGGACGCGATCGTCGCGGTCGGCGTGCTTCCGGAGTTGGTGGCGAAGAAGGACGCCGAGGCCGTGGCGCCGGAGTGGGCGGTGATCGACGGGGCGCGCTATCCACGGTTCCTGGACAACGCCGTGAACGGTTGCGTCATCGGCGGGCTGGCCGCCGATTTCGCCGACGACGCGGTGGTTCCCGCCGACAGCCTGGACCTGCTGGTGATCGCGGACGCGGGCCGGTTCCCGTTGGCGGAGACCGCGACGGTGGCGGGCAGCGCGCGCAACCTCCTGCTGCTCGGCGATCCGCAGCCCACCGCGGCGCGCAGCGCGCATCCGGGGCCGGTGGGCGAATCGGTCCTCGGCTGGTTGCTCGCGGGTCGCGGCACCGTCCCGCCCGAGCGCGGTTACCTCCTCGATCGCACCTGGCGGATGCATCCACGGGTGTGCGAGCCGATCTCCCGGCTGTTCTACGACGGCAGGCTGCGCTCCAACGAAACAGTCACGCTGGCGCGACAACTCGACGGCGTCGAGCCGGGGATCGGCACCGTCCTCGTCGATCACTACGGCAACGCCACCGAATCGGCGGCCGAGGCACGCGAGGTGGTGCGCCAGGTGCGCGCCCTGCTCGGCCTGCCGTGGACGATGGGCGCGACCACGCGGCGGCTGCACCCGCACGACATCTTCGTCGTCGCGCCGTACGGCGCTCAGGTCGGCCGGATCCGGACCATGCTGGCGCGCGCCAAGATCGAGGACGTGCTCGTCGGCACCGTCGACCGCTTCCGCGGCAGGGAGGCCGCGGTCGTACTGCTGTCGATGACCACGTCGAGCCCGGCCGACGCGCCGCACGGCATGTCGTTCCTGTTGTCGCCCAATCTGGTTCGCGCCGCGGTGTCGCGGGCCATGTGGCGCGCGGTGATCATTCGGTCGCCGCTGCTCACCGAGTACCTGCCCGCCGCACCCGACGACCTGCCCGACCTGGCCCGCTTCCTCCAATTGAGCTGA